The proteins below come from a single Mya arenaria isolate MELC-2E11 chromosome 8, ASM2691426v1 genomic window:
- the LOC128243534 gene encoding uncharacterized protein LOC128243534: MKEIPEILFHHFPGGNHFSAENISVGFIAAENGYTYALKQLLNHGADIHFRMPMFTNILTMNDAVEIATNFKHWNYGLLDIAAQHGHTETVKLILHDDLFSSYRLHERNGLNLSTWHLACMFNRIEAVKVFLQFNRSTVDWKYLYIAAEKGNNEPVQLLLEAGIYDKCVLCTNEFYWIPDGTARVQGHMIPENTSMYVLFDDWSELSCESALHAAIRHNHLKVARELLKNSKHSSLHCLDRGGRPALIAALQSNRTEMVGPFLEVSNAHTIKVQCQKMPLLKDNIQIHHLELLKLNNMKCKSGHGIEHAISPTSVVLQHIIDHTHFDFNRRDEDECLPIHYAACGNNVEYLHFLMQWHEMLFEKHICLNNTNDSL, translated from the coding sequence ATGAAAGAAATACCGGAGATACTTTTCCACCACTTTCCAGGTGGCAATCACTTTAGTGCTGAAAACATTTCGGTGGGATTTATTGCTGCAGAAAACGGATATACATACGCTTTAAAGCAACTGCTAAATCACGGAGCGGATATACACTTTCGCATGCCAATGTTTACTAATATTTTAACGATGAATGACGCTGTGGAGATAGCAACTAATTTTAAGCACTGGAATTATGGGTTGCTAGACATAGCTGCACAACATGGACATACGGAGACAGTCAAACTAATTTTACACGATGACTTATTCTCATCATATAGGTTGCATGAACGGAACGGATTGAACCTCTCAACATGGCATCTTGCTTGTATGTTTAATCGTATCGAAGCGGTTAAAGTGTTTTTACAGTTCAACCGTTCTACTGTGGATTGGAAATACCTGTACATTGCAGCTGAAAAGGGCAATAACGAACCCGTACAACTCCTCTTAGAAGCAGGAATTTATGACAAATGTGTGTTATGCACAAATGAATTTTACTGGATTCCGGACGGCACAGCTAGAGTACAAGGACACATGATCCCTGAAAATACTTCGATGTACGTTCTTTTCGATGACTGGAGCGAATTGTCATGTGAATCTGCATTGCATGCGGCTATTCGACATAATCACCTGAAGGTCGCTAGAGAGTTGTTGAAAAACAGTAAGCATTCATCGCTTCATTGTCTGGATCGAGGAGGTCGCCCTGCTTTAATTGCTGCACTTCAAAGTAATCGTACTGAAATGGTTGGACCTTTCCTTGAAGTGAGCAACGCTCACACAATAAAAGTTCAATGCCAGAAAATGCCGTTGTTAAAAgacaatatacaaatacaccACTTAGAGTTGTTAAAATTGAACAATATGAAATGCAAATCCGGACACGGTATTGAGCATGCCATTTCGCCGACGTCTGTGGTATTACAGCATATAATTGATCATACACATTTTGACTTTAATCGAAGAGACGAAGACGAATGTTTACCCATCCATTATGCAGCCTGTGGAAACAACGTTGAATATCTTCACTTTTTAATGCAATGGCATGAGATGctgtttgaaaaacatatttgcttaaataacaCAAACGATTCATTGTGA
- the LOC128243533 gene encoding uncharacterized protein LOC128243533, whose amino-acid sequence MLMKLFMDKGVQTKVSPNELILISYKQNDHIEKLPVTLLNATSPDLTNMVDYHFYTYEQIIKIFNTPTATTSRIQGNAELLLLMKNNNVSFFFKIRFFLPERNDHFYANFLDIFNKRIPVSFVCNEMAANFSFIHLLSLHGYSKSIETCVKYFGRGILTCLNIDHFTPLYLSLIFDRKNKTVNTILENSDNKQLVFPRKNAEKHFVYNLATKFYFSKGENRRSLCFLQFLKRPLKSPYKTIQQYKCFKSYENSSVKTSIFKPFVNDLKFTIHHLSFEKLRQSFLEKNKSLNLFWGTTYADALLLIKDGKITYQSYSQMLKQKRFICIQYISILKLSAKKRHITVISDEVLDVEGKTLVITKLEKHFLKKIVSKRFEDLCKNNLDDFASVVFDEKGFSKMRYETMSLYNQFYISAKKYFQKLFLGRIFMQSPYLNLFLVQKFKTIVRNDNDFKMFSDNVVYKHKYMDAIKVLPLVQFSFRHNLTVQWEYLKTLSPNLDYIISSMSSEQKRNVYKKL is encoded by the coding sequence ATGTTAATGAAATTGTTCATGGACAAAGGTGTTCAAACTAAAGTATCTCCAAATGAActcatactcatatcatataagCAAAACGATCACATAGAGAAATTACCAGTTACCTTATTAAATGCCACATCTCCTGACTTGACAAATATGGTagattatcatttttatacatatgaacaaatcataaaaatatttaatacaccAACAGCCACGACAAGTCGTATACAAGGTAACGCTGAATTACTTCTCCTTATGAAGAACAAtaatgttagtttttttttcaaaatccgtttttttcttcctgaaagAAATGATCATTTTTACGCCAACTTCcttgatattttcaataaacgTATACCAGTGTCCTTTGTTTGCAATGAAATGGCTGCAAATTtctcatttattcatttattgtccCTGCACGGCTATTCAAAATCGATAGAAACATGCGTCAAATATTTTGGAAGGGGTATTTTgacttgtttaaatattgatcacTTCACTCCGTTATATCTTTCTCTTATTTTTGACAGGAAAAACAAAACCGTTAATACTATTTTGGAAAACAGTGACAACAAACAACTCGTATTTCCTAGGAAAAACGCAGAAAAGCATTTTGTGTATAATCTAGCAACAAAAttctatttttcaaaaggaGAAAACCGTAGATCTCtgtgttttttacaatttttgaaaagACCACTTAAGAGCCCATATAAGACGATTCAACAATACAAGTGTTTCAAATCATATGAAAATTCCAGTGTTAAAACGAGCATATTTAAACCATTTGTGAATGACCTTAAATTTACAATTCATCatctttcatttgaaaaacttcGCCAATCgtttctagaaaaaaataagagTTTGAACTTATTTTGGGGTACTACTTACGCAGATGCTCTTCTCTTAATTAAAGATGGGAAAATAACTTATCAAAGCTATTCTCAAATGTTgaaacaaaaacgttttatatGCATTCAGTatataagtatattaaaacTATCGGCAAAGAAAAGACATATAACCGTTATTTCAGATGAAGTTTTGGACGTTGAAGGGAAAACTCTTGTTATTACAAAGCTTGAAAAGcatttcctgaaaaaaatagtttccaaACGGTTCGAAGACCTTTGTAAAAATAACTTGGACGATTTTGCATCAGTCGTGTTTGACGAAAAAGGTTTTTCGAAAATGAGGTATGAGACTATGAGTTTGtataatcagttttatatttctgcgaaaaagtattttcaaaaactatttCTAGGTAGGATATTCATGCAATCACCttacttaaatttatttttagtacAAAAGTTCAAAACAATAGTCCGTAATGACAACGACTTTAAGATGTTTTCCGATAATGTagtatacaaacacaagtacATGGATGCAATAAAAGTGCTTCCACTTGTACAGTTTTCATTTCGACATAATTTAACAGTTCAGTGGGAATATTTAAAGACGTTATCGCCTAACTTAGACTATATAATTTCGTCTATGTCAAGCGAACAAAAAcgcaatgtttataaaaaattatGA
- the LOC128243530 gene encoding uncharacterized protein LOC128243530 gives MANVKVKDLLKEEKTKNYVSCMIALHKTGEAVLPFTEGILQQVHQQISKRTSNQTPCQTKCSKTYKKKFSSWCITCELWRQELIGFHTCPREQVWHKLQSWEWPKHHMNLVEVFMLQNWDRADMNASDLSVSLNVWQRCSEFPDTLFDLAEKLRKSRNTLAHRSSLDENDKRAIFHNIRQVIHHADVAKDLQNPQEIQNNITDFESGDLFKFENSLDEILKKTEEENERIRTINTNLNMIREDQAKTFITLSEIKWFARAALIVVLAAALLLMKPYLQMFIRKLQFQPLMEKTGCLQEYSALVPTSPPLLDYFKQHKPLVGREWMFQFLDEQLKTTKKNGILLEADIGYGKSAIAAHITCANEGDQGIEMRKRLIAFHLCKFDVKQTHDAGVFIQRLVSMISNNIPEFTEAINDECLHSFITGQCDSDPFGCIDKCIIFPLKRTNISHESKEYRLIIIDALDECYETFSFEKSNKIFNLMGRRANELPSWIKLLVTSKRISRNERLENNLDREYFHNLEPRNLIDIDLYFKQSNASREKNVTIFLLAVNADPTQTNEISDSNRYYLDQFDRWYGHGFHLSKSILEALLTTYLQKYQENIWKVISLKAVDNVSLSMFEKELSIIQQFTDNVNGEIEFKHFSLVKWLLENCPSEYRLSLSNGHKANAHFILHNLKTSNFTFDVTDLLLHIHYAKEDSGLQEKFMNIPKHVIFKMEGKFHEGPVVRIIKKGKMKEIPEVLFHHFPGGNHFSAENISVGFIAAENGYTYALKQLVNHGADIHFRMPTFPNMLTMHDALEVATNFKHWNYGLLDIAAQYGHTETVGLVLHDELFSSYKLYERNGLNLSPWHLACMFNRSEVVEVFLQFNRSFLDWKCLYFAAEKGNIEIVKFLLDAGIYDECVLCTNKLYWIPNGAARVQGHMFPDSMYVLYDDWSELSCESALHAAIRQNHIKVVRELLKDSKHSTLHCLDRGGRPPLIAALQSNRSEMVKLFFEVSNAHKIKVQCQKVPMLKDNIQIHHTELAKLNNMKCKAGHGIEHAISPMSVVSQNIIDNSNLDFNRRDEDNCLPIHYAACGNNVEYLHFLLQRHEMLFETLLCFNNTNAFHSTIHCRAFDTFLYFINNYGTLSKSKSGFGHNFEVYVLYLLKLSNNEEEYAKDATDKIWIEMFKLMIEKFNVDISMMSDENGNSMLHDIVKNGHFELLNYLVAKKLNVILELLQRGSSKGKAEITYLAKYMPGRNYVRTEIVLDSFLTSRHSNEHEQKKLSASEFCFSLASRILSRFGIFKMEEKIAILQHLLLKQSYNLVNIYLKHIISTDQLFNSNLFATILDLDNNGHITNNFLSFLLHKIKNQHRPDFNRYDILMCSTCHRLRNICLAHMFTRKISRFQGNLNSKFGYAYETKYLRVFELMIELTDDVMLSSCVDQQGLNLLELAIDSKSAMLMKLFMDKGVETKVSPEELLLRSYNHYDDIEELPITLFNDTSLNNTDLVDYHFSTYKQIMNMFNATTATKSGIQENNDLLILMIRNDVLFLQYPFFLPERNDQFFANFIDIHNKRIPESFVCKENSANFSFIHLLSVYGYSNTIETCVKYFGKGILTCSNLDNFTPLSLSRIYDRTNKTFQTILKNSDNKQLAIAEQPTVTTIDNTIYKVEYTEAKGSLSLASYSFGHNLRVEIKYFQNMLPYLQYTRSVLSSEEIRKIYEKFKNAPDNEN, from the exons CTGGTGCATCACCTGTGAATTATGGAGACAAGAGTTGATTGGGTTTCATACCTGTCCGAGGGAACAGGTATGGCACAAGCTTCAATCATGGGAATGGCCGAAACATCACATGAACCTAGTTGAAGTATTTATGCTGCAAAACTGGGATAGAGCTGACATGAATGCGAGTGATTTATCAGTGTCGTTAAATGTGTGGCAACGGTGTTCAGAATTTCCTGACACACTATTCGATTTGGCTGAGAAACTTCGGAAAAGCAGAAACACATTAGCTCACAGATCATCACTAGATGAAAATGACAAGCGAGctatatttcataacataagGCAGGTTATTCATCACGCGGATGTGGCCAAAGACTTACAGAATCCCCAAGagatacaaaacaatatcactGACTTTGAAAGTGGTGacctttttaaatttgaaaacagtcTAGATGAAATACTGAAAAAGACAGAGGAAGAAAATGAGAGAATACGAACTATTAATACAAATCTAAACATGATACGTGAAGATCAAGCGAAAACATTTATAACTCTAAGCGAAATAAAATGGTTTGCAAGAGCAGCGTTAATTGTCGTTTTGGCAGCTGCACTGTTGCTAATGAAACCATACTTACAGATGTTCATCAGAAAACTACAATTCCAACCACTAATGGAGAAAACGG GTTGCCTGCAAGAGTATTCGGCTTTGGTTCCAACATCGCCGCCGCTTTTAGATTACTTCAAACAACATAAACCTCTCGTTGGCCGGGAATGGATGTTTCAGTTTTTGGACGAACAACTGAAAACTACAAAGAAAAATGGCATTCTACTTGAAGCCGACATAGGATATGGGAAATCTGCTATTGCTGCTCACATTACATGTGCCAACGAGGGTGACCAAGGTATTGAAATGAGAAAACGTCTTATTGCTTTCCATCTTTGTAAATTTGATGTCAAGCAAACACACGACGCCGGCGTCTTCATTCAACGACTAGTTTCAATGATCTCAAACAATATTCCAGAATTTACCGAGGCTATTAACGATGAATGTTTGCATTCCTTTATAACCGGTCAATGCGACTCTGACCCGTTTGGTTGTATagataaatgcatcattttccCTTTAAAACGAACGAATATATCCCATGAAAGTAAAGAATACAGGCTCATAATAATCGATGCTTTGGATGAATGCTATGAAACTTTTTCgtttgaaaaaagtaacaaaatattcaatctCATGGGACGCCGTGCAAATGAGTTGCCAAGTTGGATCAAGTTGCTGGTCACGAGTAAAAGGATATCACGTAATGAAAGACTTGAAAATAATTTAGACAGAGAATACTTTCATAACCTTGAACCCCGGAATTTAATTGACATTGATCTATATTTCAAACAGTCCAATGCTTCTAGGGAAAAGAACGTAACGATTTTCCTGCTTGCCGTTAATGCAGATCCTACACAGACGAACGAAATAAGCGATTCGAATAGATATTATCTAGACCAGTTTGATAGATGGTATGGCCACGGGTTTCATTTGTCAAAATCCATTTTGGAAGCGTTATTGACAACTTATCttcaaaaatatcaagaaaatatATGGAAAGTCATTTCGTTAAAGGCTGTCGACAATGTATCactttcaatgtttgaaaaggAGCTTTCCATTATACAGCAGTTCACAGACAATGTTAATGGAGAAATTgagttcaaacatttttctttagtTAAGTGGCTGCTAGAAAATTGCCCCAGTGAGTATAGACTCTCCCTTTCTAATGGTCATAAAGCCAATGCGCATTTTATTCTGCACAATTTGAAAACATCTAATTTCACGTTTGACGTCACCGATTTACTTTTACACATACACTATGCTAAAGAGGATTCAGGTCTTCAAGAAAAGTTTATGAACATTCCGAaacatgtcatttttaaaatggaGGGGAAATTTCATGAAGGACCTGTGGtaagaataattaaaaaaggaaaaatgaaagaaataccGGAGGTATTGTTCCACCACTTTCCAGGGGGCAATCACTTTAGTGCTGAGAACATTTCAGTGGGATTTATTGCTGCAGAAAACGGATATACGTACGCTTTAAAGCAACTGGTTAATCACGGAGCGGATATACACTTTCGCATGCCGACGTTTCCAAATATGTTAACGATGCATGACGCTTTGGAGGTAGCAACTAATTTTAAGCATTGGAATTACGGGTTGCTAGACATAGCAGCACAATACGGACACACAGAAACTGTCGGACTAGTTTTACACGATGAATTGTTCTCCTCTTATAAGCTATATGAACGAAACGGATTAAACCTCTCACCGTGGCATCTTGCTTGCATGTTTAATCGTAGTGAAGTGGTTGAAGTGTTTTTGCAGTTCAATCGCTCATTTTTGGACTGGAAATGTTTATACTTTGCAGCTGAAAAGggcaatattgaaattgtaaaattcCTTTTAGATGCAGGTATTTATGACGAATGTGTGTTATGCACAAATAAATTATACTGGATTCCAAACGGCGCGGCTAGAGTACAAGGACACATGTTCCCTGATTCGATGTACGTTCTTTACGATGACTGGAGCGAATTGTCATGTGAATCCGCCTTACATGCAGCTATTCGACAGAATCACATAAAGGTTGTTAGAGAATTGTTGAAGGACAGCAAGCATTCAACGCTTCATTGTTTGGATCGAGGAGGTCGCCCTCCGCTTATCGCTGCACTTCAAAGTAATCGTTCTGAAATGGTTAAACTTTTCTTTGAAGTGAGCAACGCGCACAAAATAAAAGTTCAATGCCAGAAAGTGCCCATGTTAAAAgacaatatacaaatacaccACACAGAACTggcaaaattaaacaatatgaaatgCAAAGCAGGACACGGTATTGAGCACGCCATTTCGCCAATGTCTGTTGTATcacaaaatataattgataattcAAATTTGGACTTTAATCGAAGAGACGAAGACAATTGTTTACCTATCCATTATGCAGCATGTGGAAACAACGTTGAATATCTTCACTTTTTACTGCAACGTCATGAGATGCTGTTTGAAACACTACTTTGCTTTAATAACACAAATGCGTTTCATTCAACGATTCACTGTAGAGCATTCGATACCTTCCTTTACTTCATCAATAACTATGGCACGTTGTCAAAGTCAAAGTCCGGATTTGGACACAATTTTGAAGTATATGTGTTGTACCTGCTCAAACTGTCAAATAACGAAGAAGAATACGCTAAGGACGCCACTGACAAAATATGGATCGAAATGTTCAAACTTATGATTGAAAAGTTTAACGTTGATATTTCGATGATGTCAGATGAAAACGGTAACAGTATGCTTCATGACATCGTTAAGAACGGGCATTTTGAATTACTAAATTATCTGGTAGCAAAGAAGCTCAATGTCATTTTGGAGTTATTACAAAGAGGTTCGTCAAAAGGAAAGGCAGAAATTACATATCTAGCAAAATATATGCCTGGGCGCAATTATGTACGAACTGAAATAGTTTTAGATAGTTTTTTGACAAGTCGACATTCAAATGAGCACGAACAGAAAAAGCTTTCGGCGAGTGAATTCTGTTTTTCCTTAGCATCTCGCATTTTAAGTCGTTTTGGGATTTTTAAGATGGAAGAGAAGATTGCTATTTTGCAACACCTCCTTCTTAAACAAAGTTATAATCTAGTTAACATTTACTTGAAACACATCATTTCAACTGACCagttatttaattcaaatcTGTTCGCTACTATTCTTGACTTGGACAACAATGGACATATTACAAACAACTTTTTGTCATTTCTTCTACATAAAATTAAGAATCAGCACAGACCTGATTTCAACAGATATGATATTTTGATGTGTTCTACATGCCATAGACTACGCAATATCTGCTTAGCACATATGTTTACGCGTAAAATATCACGATTTCAAGGAAATTTAAATAGCAAATTCGGTTAtgcatatgaaacaaaatatcttcGTGTATTTGAACTTATGATTGAATTGACAGATGATGTAATGTTATCATCTTGTGTGGATCAACAGGGATTGAATCTCTTGGAATTAGCTATAGACAGTAAGTCAGCAATGTTGATGAAGTTATTCATGGACAAAGGTGTTGAAACTAAAGTTTCTCCTGAGGAACTCTTACTCCGCTCCTATAACCACTACGATGATATTGAGGAATTGCCTATTACCTTATTTAATGACACATCTTTAAACAATACAGATCTCGTAGACTATCATTTCAGCACATATAAACAAATCATGAACATGTTTAATGCCACGACAGCCACGAAAAGTGGTATAcaagaaaacaatgatttacTCATTCTAATGATTAGAAATGACGTACTTTTTCTCCAATATCCGTTTTTTCTTCCCGAAAGAAATGATCAATTCTTCGCAAACTTCATTGATATCCACAATAAACGTATACCGGAATCCTTTGTTTGCAAAGAAAATTCTGCAAATTtctcatttattcatttgttgtcAGTTTACGGCTATTCAAACACGATAGAAACATGCGTCAAGTACTTTGGAAAGGGTATTTTGACTTGTTCAAATTTGGACAATTTTACTCCATTATCTCTTTCTCGTATTTATGACAggacaaacaaaacatttcaaactattttgaaaaacagtgaCAACAAACAACTCGCAATCGCAGAACAGCCAACTGTGACAACTATTGATAATACAATATACAAAGTAGAATACACGGAAGCAAAGGGATCTTTATCACTAGCAAGTTATTCGTTTGGACATAATTTAAGAGTTgagattaaatattttcaaaacatgttgcCTTATTTGCAATACACAAGGTCTGTTTTGTCAAGTGAAGAAATACGCAAAATTTATGAAAAGTTCAAGAATGCACCtgataatgaaaattaa